The Pseudomonas extremaustralis genome contains a region encoding:
- a CDS encoding FAD-dependent oxidoreductase has protein sequence MITRLSQISEGEAFDIVVVGAGGAGMSAALFGAINGAKVLLVEKSEYVGGTTAFSAGTTWVPNSHHARAVGAHDDSLEKAAHYLDLAVGDRSSPALRRAFLENGPLAVKCIEDNSSVRYRARPFHPDYISDLEGSTLKGRALEPLPFDGRQLGERFALIRPPIPEFTVLGGMMVDRDDVNHLLGMTKSFKSLRHSIKLLVRQGVDRLRHSRGTRLVMGNALIASLLQSLDQRRVPVLTQCQMDSVESGSDGIEAIVLSQQGLKRRLRVKGGVILASGGFNRHPERRKALLPGIDVKWCPGASGHTGQAHDVAQGVGARYGKPGLSNAFWAPVSTRKRADGSLAVFPHFILDRGKPGMITVNQQGKRFLNESTSYHLFGIGMQKAGVAPAYLVTDAKGLRQYGLGMVRPGGKGLKPFLEDGYLTEGASLAALAGRLGIDASGLQDSVRRMNEYARTGVDLDYQRGTTDYQRANGDGSNTPNPNLGTLGIAPFYAIRLYPGDIGAATGFATDAKGRTLDDRDQVIPGLYAIGNDMHSIMGGTYPGPGITLGPGLTFAYLAAGHAAQRAKMPAKEAVLEQ, from the coding sequence ATGATCACCCGCTTGTCGCAGATATCCGAAGGTGAAGCCTTCGACATTGTTGTAGTCGGCGCGGGCGGCGCTGGCATGTCCGCCGCCTTGTTTGGGGCCATCAATGGCGCCAAGGTGCTGCTGGTGGAAAAGTCTGAATATGTCGGCGGCACCACGGCTTTTTCCGCGGGCACCACATGGGTGCCCAACAGCCACCACGCCCGCGCGGTCGGCGCGCACGACGACAGCCTGGAGAAAGCCGCCCATTACCTCGATCTGGCCGTGGGTGATCGATCGAGTCCGGCCCTTCGCCGTGCGTTCCTGGAAAACGGCCCGCTGGCGGTCAAGTGCATCGAGGACAATTCGTCGGTGCGCTACCGTGCCCGACCGTTCCATCCCGACTACATCTCCGACCTGGAAGGCTCGACACTCAAAGGCCGCGCCCTGGAGCCACTGCCGTTCGACGGTCGCCAGCTCGGCGAGCGCTTTGCCCTGATACGTCCGCCCATTCCCGAGTTCACGGTGCTGGGGGGGATGATGGTGGACCGCGATGACGTCAACCACTTGCTGGGCATGACCAAGTCGTTCAAGTCCCTGCGTCACAGCATCAAGCTTCTGGTTCGCCAGGGTGTCGACCGCCTGCGGCATTCGCGCGGTACCCGCCTGGTGATGGGCAATGCGCTGATCGCCAGCCTGCTGCAATCGCTGGATCAACGACGCGTGCCGGTATTGACGCAGTGCCAGATGGACAGTGTGGAGTCGGGCAGTGATGGCATCGAGGCGATTGTCCTGTCGCAACAGGGGCTCAAACGGCGACTGCGGGTCAAAGGCGGGGTGATCCTCGCCTCGGGTGGCTTCAACCGCCATCCGGAGCGGCGCAAGGCGTTACTGCCGGGAATTGATGTCAAATGGTGCCCTGGCGCCAGCGGGCACACGGGGCAGGCACATGATGTGGCGCAGGGCGTGGGCGCGCGCTATGGCAAGCCCGGCCTGAGCAATGCGTTCTGGGCACCGGTGTCCACGCGCAAGCGGGCCGATGGCAGTCTCGCGGTGTTCCCGCACTTCATCCTTGACCGTGGGAAGCCGGGGATGATCACGGTCAACCAGCAGGGCAAACGCTTTCTGAACGAGTCGACCTCTTACCACCTGTTTGGTATCGGCATGCAGAAGGCGGGCGTGGCGCCAGCCTATCTGGTCACCGATGCGAAGGGCTTGCGTCAGTACGGTCTGGGCATGGTGCGACCTGGGGGCAAAGGCCTTAAGCCGTTCCTCGAGGATGGCTATCTGACTGAAGGGGCGAGCCTGGCGGCGTTGGCCGGGCGTCTGGGCATTGATGCCAGCGGGTTGCAGGACAGCGTGCGGCGCATGAATGAATATGCCAGGACCGGCGTCGACCTCGACTATCAACGGGGGACCACCGACTATCAGCGGGCCAACGGCGATGGGAGCAACACGCCCAACCCCAACCTCGGCACCCTCGGCATTGCACCGTTCTACGCGATCCGCCTGTACCCAGGCGATATCGGCGCGGCAACCGGCTTCGCGACCGATGCGAAGGGGCGCACGCTGGACGATCGGGATCAGGTCATCCCAGGTCTTTACGCCATCGGCAACGACATGCACTCGATCATGGGCGGCACCTATCCGGGGCCGGGAATTACCTTGGGGCCTGGGCTGACGTTCGCTTACCTGGCGGCGGGCCATGCGGCGCAACGGGCGAAAATGCCGGCCAAGGAGGCGGTGCTGGAGCAGTAA
- a CDS encoding sugar phosphate isomerase/epimerase family protein, producing MPTPYSLAHLTALTHNPAQMVDLAARTGYSYAGLRLLPVAPGALAYPLMDNPALLAETLARMEDTGVGIFDLELIRLNADFNAQDYLAFFEVGERLGARAVLIAGDDREFSRLVENYARLCEAMQPYGLSADLEFMPWTAVPDLTTALRVVGQADQVNGGILIDALHFDRSDSRVEDIAKIPTQWLHYAQICDGPAQRPTTDEGLIYAARNARLLPGEGAIDLRRIWQSLPAELPISIEIPNEQRVAQVGVEAWARSALVAAKATLGPA from the coding sequence ATGCCCACCCCCTATTCACTGGCTCATTTGACAGCCCTGACCCATAACCCTGCGCAAATGGTCGATCTGGCGGCGCGTACCGGCTACAGCTATGCCGGCTTGCGCTTGCTGCCCGTGGCACCGGGCGCGCTGGCCTATCCCTTGATGGACAACCCCGCCCTGCTCGCCGAAACGTTGGCACGCATGGAGGATACCGGCGTCGGCATCTTTGACTTGGAACTGATCCGCCTGAACGCCGATTTCAACGCGCAGGACTACCTCGCCTTCTTTGAAGTCGGAGAGCGGCTCGGTGCGCGTGCGGTGCTCATTGCCGGCGACGATCGCGAATTCAGCCGGCTGGTGGAGAACTACGCGCGTCTCTGCGAGGCCATGCAGCCCTATGGCTTGAGCGCCGATCTGGAATTCATGCCGTGGACCGCCGTGCCCGACCTGACCACCGCCTTGCGTGTCGTCGGCCAGGCAGACCAGGTCAACGGCGGCATCCTGATCGACGCGCTGCATTTCGACCGCTCCGACAGCCGCGTCGAGGACATCGCGAAGATTCCCACGCAGTGGCTGCACTACGCCCAGATCTGCGATGGCCCGGCTCAGCGCCCAACGACTGACGAAGGCTTGATCTACGCCGCACGCAACGCGCGATTGCTGCCGGGTGAAGGCGCCATCGACTTGCGGCGGATCTGGCAATCACTGCCGGCCGAGCTGCCGATCAGCATCGAGATTCCGAACGAGCAGCGCGTGGCGCAAGTCGGCGTGGAAGCATGGGCGCGCTCGGCATTGGTCGCCGCCAAAGCCACGCTCGGGCCTGCATAA
- the pgaD gene encoding poly-beta-1,6-N-acetyl-D-glucosamine biosynthesis protein PgaD — protein sequence MKLVRTRQRTAMWLIDVLLTLVAWAGLIWLLARGIGSMLDTHGGPRFDAPIFAAINTLQVYLWIAVFNAVILISWARYQQRRGRQFARRRAEAKALSDKNLSESFSLAEGELEQLRRPGVLVIHNDEEGHVSEVKAHVSRDVEKPGLTLVPGQDRNKDAS from the coding sequence ATGAAACTGGTCAGAACCCGCCAACGCACCGCGATGTGGCTCATCGATGTGCTGTTGACCCTGGTCGCCTGGGCCGGGTTGATCTGGCTGCTGGCGCGGGGGATCGGCTCGATGCTCGACACCCACGGCGGCCCGCGCTTCGACGCGCCGATTTTTGCCGCGATCAATACCTTGCAGGTCTACCTGTGGATTGCTGTGTTCAACGCCGTGATCCTGATCAGTTGGGCCCGCTACCAGCAACGTCGAGGCCGCCAGTTCGCCCGGCGTCGCGCCGAAGCCAAGGCCCTGAGCGACAAGAACCTCAGCGAGAGCTTCAGCCTGGCCGAAGGCGAGCTGGAGCAACTGCGCCGGCCGGGGGTGCTGGTGATCCACAACGACGAAGAAGGGCACGTCTCGGAAGTGAAAGCCCATGTCTCCCGCGATGTGGAAAAACCGGGGCTGACCCTGGTGCCGGGCCAGGATCGAAACAAGGACGCCAGCTAG
- the pgaC gene encoding poly-beta-1,6-N-acetyl-D-glucosamine synthase — protein sequence MFDRILALFVLALVLGVPLGLIFLVTGQFLMDFVFFYPLFMSALWIAGGLYFWLHWERHWPWEDDTPAPPLAGNPLISIIIPCYNEGENVADTLEAALGQVYPNIEVIAVNDGSTDNTAQVLDALALQHPRLRVLHLAQNQGKAVALRMGAVASRSEYLVCIDGDALLDKNAAAYLVAPMLDNPRLGAVTGNPRIRTRSTLIGRVQVGEFSSIIGLIKRTQRVVGRIFTVSGVVVAFRKKALDRVDYWSTDMITEDIDVSWKLQLDHWSIFYEPRALCWILMPETVGGLWRQRLRWAQGGAEVLFKNIRGIWQWRHRYLWPLLFEYCLSTGWAFTFMLSVIFWSVGKFIPLPQAITVESLMPPAFTGLVLAMVCLLQFAVSILIDRRYEKDLWKTLFWTVWYPMVFWLVSLFTTLVSFPRVLFKQHQKRARWVSPDRGIKPVEKEV from the coding sequence ATGTTCGACAGAATCCTGGCGTTATTCGTATTGGCACTGGTATTGGGCGTGCCCCTGGGCCTGATCTTCCTGGTCACCGGGCAGTTCCTGATGGACTTCGTGTTTTTCTACCCGCTGTTCATGTCGGCGCTGTGGATCGCCGGCGGCCTGTACTTCTGGCTGCACTGGGAGCGCCACTGGCCGTGGGAAGACGACACCCCGGCGCCGCCTCTGGCCGGCAACCCGCTGATCTCGATCATCATCCCTTGCTACAACGAAGGGGAAAACGTCGCCGACACCCTGGAAGCCGCGCTGGGCCAGGTGTACCCGAATATCGAAGTGATCGCCGTCAACGACGGTTCCACGGACAACACCGCGCAGGTGCTCGATGCCCTGGCCTTGCAGCACCCACGCCTGCGGGTGTTGCACCTGGCGCAGAACCAGGGTAAGGCCGTGGCCTTGCGCATGGGCGCGGTGGCGTCGCGCAGCGAATACCTGGTGTGCATCGACGGCGACGCATTGCTCGACAAAAACGCGGCGGCCTACCTGGTCGCGCCGATGCTCGACAACCCGCGCCTGGGCGCCGTGACCGGCAACCCGCGCATCCGCACGCGCTCGACTTTGATCGGCCGCGTGCAGGTGGGCGAGTTCTCCTCGATCATCGGTTTGATCAAGCGCACCCAACGGGTAGTCGGTCGGATCTTCACGGTGTCCGGTGTGGTGGTGGCGTTCCGTAAAAAGGCGCTGGACCGCGTCGACTACTGGAGCACCGACATGATCACCGAGGACATCGATGTCAGCTGGAAGCTGCAGCTCGATCACTGGAGCATCTTCTACGAGCCCCGCGCACTGTGCTGGATCCTCATGCCGGAAACCGTCGGCGGCCTGTGGCGCCAGCGTCTGCGCTGGGCCCAGGGCGGTGCCGAGGTGCTGTTCAAGAACATCCGTGGCATCTGGCAGTGGCGTCATCGCTACCTGTGGCCGCTGCTGTTCGAATACTGCTTGTCCACCGGCTGGGCGTTCACCTTCATGCTTTCGGTGATCTTCTGGAGCGTGGGCAAGTTCATCCCGTTGCCCCAGGCGATTACCGTCGAGTCGCTGATGCCGCCGGCGTTCACCGGGCTGGTGCTGGCGATGGTGTGCCTGCTGCAGTTCGCGGTGAGCATCCTGATCGACCGGCGCTACGAAAAAGACCTGTGGAAAACCCTGTTTTGGACCGTGTGGTACCCGATGGTGTTCTGGCTGGTGAGCCTGTTCACCACCTTGGTCAGCTTCCCCAGGGTGCTGTTCAAGCAGCACCAGAAGCGCGCGCGCTGGGTCAGCCCGGATCGCGGCATCAAACCTGTTGAAAAGGAGGTGTGA
- the pgaB gene encoding poly-beta-1,6-N-acetyl-D-glucosamine N-deacetylase PgaB translates to MTVLSRCLLVLGVLLASACAQQPAPFTPPAERPTPANEAPWPKNHFLGIAYHDVEDRDPDQAVVAVRTERLIEQLAWLRENGYQPVTVDQILAARRGGPVLPPKAILLSFDDGYSSFYTRVMPILRAYRWPALLAPVGTWIDTPSNQPVDFAGSPRPRGEFLTWQQIREVSQSGLVEIAAHTDASHKGILANPQGNLEPAATSLRFDPATGRYETQAQFQARMRADVVAISDKIRTVTGKAPRVWVWPYGVAKGTSLAIVGEHGYEMALTLDDGLDSSTALMNSPRFLVASDPDGEHFANSIVAVQTQAPLRVLHVDLDNVYDPDAAQQARNLDQLVQRVMDMGAGTVFLQAFADPKGDGLVHELYFPNRHLPVRADLFNRVAWQLRTRAHASVYAWMPVLSFALDPKLPRVTRWDPQTGQVGLDPDQYQRLSPFDPQVRKIIGELYEDLARNSVIDGVLYHDDALLSDFEDASPAALKAYAAHGLPTSIAALRADPAVMQRWTRFKSRYLIDFTQELTAKVRAIGGPQVQTARNIFAEPMLNPASEAWFAQNLDDFLQTYDWTAPMAMPLMEGQELKTSNAWLEKLVATVKARPGALQRTVFELQAKDWRTKAAPDIDGVQMAQWMGVLKRQGVTSFGYYPDNFLENSPDLNTVRPALSNQWNP, encoded by the coding sequence ATGACCGTCCTCAGCCGTTGCTTGTTGGTCCTGGGTGTATTGCTGGCCAGCGCCTGCGCCCAGCAACCCGCGCCCTTCACTCCACCCGCCGAGCGGCCGACCCCGGCCAACGAAGCGCCGTGGCCGAAAAACCACTTCCTGGGCATTGCCTACCACGACGTCGAGGACCGCGACCCCGATCAGGCGGTGGTGGCGGTGCGTACCGAACGGTTGATCGAGCAGTTGGCCTGGCTGCGCGAAAACGGCTATCAGCCGGTGACTGTCGACCAGATTCTCGCAGCGCGCCGGGGTGGCCCGGTGTTGCCGCCCAAAGCCATCCTGCTCAGCTTCGATGACGGCTATTCGAGCTTCTACACCCGCGTGATGCCGATCCTGCGCGCCTATCGCTGGCCGGCCTTGCTCGCGCCGGTCGGCACCTGGATCGACACGCCGTCGAACCAACCGGTGGACTTTGCCGGCTCACCACGGCCGCGTGGCGAGTTCCTCACCTGGCAGCAGATTCGTGAAGTGTCCCAGTCCGGCCTGGTGGAAATCGCCGCCCACACCGATGCCAGTCACAAAGGCATTCTGGCCAACCCCCAGGGCAACCTGGAGCCGGCGGCGACCTCCCTGCGCTTTGATCCGGCCACCGGCCGCTATGAAACCCAAGCGCAGTTCCAGGCGCGGATGCGTGCGGATGTGGTGGCGATCTCCGACAAGATCCGCACCGTCACCGGCAAGGCGCCACGGGTGTGGGTGTGGCCCTATGGCGTGGCCAAAGGCACCTCGCTGGCGATCGTCGGCGAGCATGGCTATGAGATGGCCCTGACCCTGGATGACGGCCTCGACAGCTCGACCGCCCTGATGAACAGCCCACGCTTCCTGGTGGCCTCCGATCCGGACGGCGAGCATTTCGCCAACAGCATCGTCGCGGTGCAAACCCAGGCGCCGCTGCGCGTGCTGCATGTGGACCTGGACAACGTCTACGACCCGGACGCGGCGCAGCAGGCGCGCAACCTCGACCAACTGGTGCAGCGCGTCATGGACATGGGCGCGGGCACCGTGTTCCTGCAAGCTTTCGCCGACCCCAAGGGCGACGGCCTGGTGCATGAGCTGTACTTCCCCAACCGCCACCTGCCGGTGCGCGCCGACCTGTTCAACCGCGTCGCCTGGCAACTGCGCACCCGTGCCCATGCCAGCGTGTATGCGTGGATGCCGGTGCTGAGTTTCGCCCTCGACCCCAAGCTGCCGCGCGTGACCCGCTGGGATCCGCAAACCGGCCAGGTCGGCCTCGACCCGGATCAATACCAGCGCCTGTCGCCGTTCGACCCGCAGGTGCGCAAGATCATCGGCGAGCTCTATGAGGACCTGGCGCGCAACAGTGTCATCGACGGTGTGCTGTACCACGACGATGCGTTGCTGTCGGACTTCGAAGACGCCAGCCCCGCCGCGCTCAAGGCCTACGCTGCCCACGGCCTGCCCACCAGCATCGCGGCCTTGCGCGCCGACCCGGCGGTGATGCAGCGCTGGACGCGATTCAAGAGCCGCTACCTGATCGACTTCACCCAGGAGCTGACCGCCAAGGTGCGCGCCATCGGTGGGCCGCAGGTGCAGACCGCGCGGAATATCTTCGCCGAACCGATGCTCAACCCGGCCAGCGAGGCGTGGTTCGCGCAGAACCTCGACGATTTCCTCCAGACCTACGACTGGACCGCGCCCATGGCCATGCCGCTGATGGAAGGGCAGGAACTGAAGACGTCCAATGCTTGGTTGGAAAAACTGGTCGCCACGGTCAAGGCACGCCCTGGGGCATTGCAGCGGACGGTCTTTGAGCTGCAAGCCAAAGACTGGCGCACCAAGGCCGCGCCCGATATCGATGGTGTGCAGATGGCGCAATGGATGGGTGTGCTCAAACGCCAGGGGGTCACGAGTTTTGGTTATTACCCGGACAACTTCCTGGAGAACTCGCCGGACCTGAACACCGTGCGTCCGGCCCTTTCCAACCAATGGAACCCTTGA
- the pgaA gene encoding poly-beta-1,6 N-acetyl-D-glucosamine export porin PgaA, whose amino-acid sequence MLRNLPLSASGRLRLLIGIALCSQLLVPAFAKADPAYDALIIQARNGNFTPALTQLRQLSSERQTPGQVSDHLVIAGWAGQDAEVLQVYEAQGKHRNLSTQALATVARTYRNQKQWAQAEAVYRQALLREPNNVDLQLGLALTQADGGQASEAVQRTRALVAAKPDDPNRRMALGYALTRAGLNYDALHEFDQAFIRAGDKPDVAREYIVALQKARLPEPALRLSALRPGLLDAVTQRRLEGDLAAERVRMAEFATRTEQERYVIADRALQDYDRLLARWPPEPGAHDDVVTWRIDRLGALKARARMADVIREYETLKGEGVQLPTYAVRWVAAAYLDQREPEKAEPLYRQALSAADADPADRVEDSTALFYALLESDKVMEAREVASNLANQEKPRVELKGLPIGNPSDSWMDAQQLAAQAGTYGGDLPGSEAGLEALVAKAPGNVGLRVAQADMYRAREWPRRAEGTLKETETQAPRDIGLEVSQAYTAMDLQEWRQMDALTDDVLARNPDNRQVQRLSRLRDVHDMAELRVEAYTGKSYGGGNNQDAGAVSGSRDWGIESVLYSPPIDEDWRVFAGAGYATADFTEGTGQHRFQRVGVERRTRDMTLEAEVSNHSYGFGSKQGAAVSMTRDINDNWQYGASLGYLLATTPLRALNADITANGGSGFIRWRANESREWKLSLSPSHFSDGNDRVEALLTGREGLYSSSHVQVDLGLEVGASHNSKADTVYFNPRSDFSVLPIVNVNHVLYHRYETQWSQQFQVGAGTYSQRDYSTGGVGLIGYGQRLRWNDVLDVGANLSLISRPYDGARERDLRLLVDLTYRF is encoded by the coding sequence ATGTTGCGAAACCTCCCCCTCAGTGCTTCAGGCCGGTTGCGACTGCTCATCGGGATCGCCTTGTGCAGCCAACTGCTGGTGCCCGCTTTCGCCAAGGCCGATCCGGCCTACGACGCCCTGATCATCCAGGCGCGCAACGGCAACTTCACCCCTGCGCTCACGCAACTTCGTCAGCTCTCCAGCGAACGCCAGACCCCAGGCCAGGTCAGCGATCACCTGGTCATCGCCGGGTGGGCCGGCCAGGACGCCGAAGTGCTGCAGGTGTACGAGGCCCAGGGTAAACATCGCAACCTGAGCACCCAGGCGCTGGCCACCGTCGCGCGCACCTATCGCAACCAGAAGCAATGGGCCCAGGCCGAGGCGGTCTATCGCCAGGCGCTGTTGCGCGAGCCAAATAATGTCGACCTGCAATTGGGCCTGGCCCTCACCCAGGCCGATGGCGGCCAGGCCAGCGAAGCCGTGCAACGCACCCGCGCGCTGGTGGCGGCCAAGCCTGATGACCCCAACCGGCGCATGGCCCTGGGCTACGCGCTGACCCGTGCAGGCTTGAACTACGACGCGCTGCATGAATTCGACCAAGCATTCATCCGCGCCGGCGACAAACCCGACGTCGCCCGCGAATACATCGTCGCCCTGCAAAAAGCCCGTCTGCCGGAGCCGGCGTTGCGCCTGTCGGCCCTGCGTCCCGGCCTGTTGGACGCGGTCACCCAGCGCCGGCTGGAAGGCGACCTCGCCGCCGAGCGCGTGCGCATGGCCGAGTTCGCCACGCGCACTGAACAGGAACGCTATGTCATCGCCGACCGCGCGCTGCAGGATTACGACCGACTGCTCGCCCGCTGGCCCCCGGAGCCCGGCGCCCACGACGACGTAGTGACTTGGCGTATCGACCGCCTGGGCGCCCTCAAGGCGCGGGCGCGCATGGCGGATGTGATCCGCGAGTACGAAACCCTGAAAGGCGAAGGCGTGCAATTGCCGACCTACGCCGTGCGCTGGGTGGCCGCCGCCTACCTCGACCAGCGCGAGCCGGAAAAGGCCGAGCCGCTGTATCGCCAGGCGCTGAGCGCAGCGGATGCCGACCCGGCTGATCGTGTCGAAGACAGCACCGCGCTGTTCTATGCCTTGCTCGAAAGCGACAAGGTGATGGAGGCCCGAGAGGTCGCCAGCAACCTGGCCAACCAGGAAAAACCGCGCGTCGAACTCAAGGGCCTGCCGATCGGCAACCCCAGCGACAGTTGGATGGACGCGCAGCAACTCGCGGCCCAGGCTGGCACCTACGGCGGCGACCTGCCGGGCAGCGAAGCCGGGCTTGAAGCCCTGGTGGCCAAGGCGCCGGGCAATGTCGGCCTGCGCGTGGCCCAGGCCGACATGTACCGCGCCCGTGAGTGGCCGCGTCGCGCCGAAGGCACCCTCAAGGAAACCGAAACCCAGGCCCCGCGCGATATCGGCCTGGAAGTGAGCCAGGCCTACACCGCCATGGACCTGCAGGAATGGCGGCAAATGGATGCGCTGACCGATGACGTCCTGGCGCGTAACCCCGATAACCGCCAGGTGCAGCGCCTCAGCCGCCTGCGCGATGTGCACGACATGGCCGAGCTGCGCGTCGAGGCCTACACCGGCAAAAGCTATGGCGGTGGTAATAACCAGGATGCCGGTGCGGTGAGCGGCAGCCGCGACTGGGGCATCGAAAGCGTGCTCTACAGCCCGCCCATCGACGAAGACTGGCGCGTATTCGCCGGCGCCGGATACGCCACCGCCGACTTCACCGAAGGCACCGGCCAGCACCGTTTCCAGCGCGTGGGCGTGGAGCGGCGTACCCGTGACATGACCCTGGAAGCCGAGGTGTCCAACCATTCCTACGGCTTCGGCAGCAAGCAGGGCGCGGCGGTGTCGATGACCCGCGACATCAATGACAACTGGCAATACGGCGCCAGCCTCGGCTACCTGCTGGCCACCACGCCGCTGCGGGCCTTGAACGCCGACATCACCGCCAACGGCGGCAGCGGCTTTATCCGCTGGCGCGCCAATGAAAGCCGCGAATGGAAACTGTCCCTGAGCCCGTCCCATTTCAGCGACGGCAACGACCGGGTCGAAGCCTTGCTCACCGGCCGCGAGGGCCTCTACAGCTCGTCCCATGTGCAAGTGGACCTGGGCCTGGAAGTCGGCGCCAGCCACAACAGCAAGGCAGACACGGTGTACTTCAACCCCAGGTCCGACTTCAGCGTATTGCCCATCGTCAACGTCAACCACGTGCTCTATCACCGCTACGAGACCCAGTGGAGTCAGCAGTTCCAAGTCGGTGCGGGAACCTACAGCCAGCGGGATTATTCCACCGGTGGCGTCGGCCTGATCGGTTATGGCCAACGCTTGCGCTGGAACGATGTCCTGGACGTGGGGGCCAACCTCAGCCTGATCAGCCGACCTTATGACGGTGCTCGCGAACGCGATCTGCGCCTGCTCGTCGACCTCACTTACCGTTTCTAG
- a CDS encoding YdgA family protein codes for MNKPAVVLLGFVVAVGVVSAGGAWYTGKQLEPVLQTAIQDANKELQRSMAGVDGSVVLELASLERGLFSSTAHYRVKAQGSFFGEQNPNPELLFVDHIEHGPLPFSRLVSFKWLPVMATSHYALEKNATSEKWFAAAKDVSPLKGVVNIGYNRSVNGNLELLPLEFKDDTSSVSFSGANLDIDSTAEGKKVKADGYMNSLKVAVVDANGAPFDVEFAGLTVASNVEKSTFGFYTGQNTIELTDTKLTFGPQKAVLTLKGFEQKDSSDIKDNNMDGRVDYKIDEIGYQGKPVGSAAMALSLKNIDVPSGLLLTKLYQDKMQPVQAAAAAGEPVPELQLTDAEQALVEANVNQLLAAKPHLALENLSLKTTHGESRFSLALDLAKPASMELPPVELGKQVIALLDANLTLSKPMIADVAALQAQVSGVTDPQAIEQQSQMASDMVSGMAVGTQLATLVGSDVVSKLHYANNEVIFNGQKMTVEQFIGFVIAKVGAVSGAQ; via the coding sequence ATGAATAAGCCAGCAGTCGTTCTCTTGGGTTTCGTTGTCGCCGTTGGCGTCGTCAGTGCAGGCGGTGCCTGGTACACCGGTAAGCAACTTGAGCCGGTGCTGCAAACGGCGATCCAGGATGCCAACAAGGAACTGCAGCGCTCCATGGCCGGCGTCGACGGCAGCGTTGTCCTGGAGCTGGCGTCCCTGGAGCGTGGCTTGTTCAGCAGCACCGCGCATTATCGCGTCAAGGCGCAGGGCTCGTTCTTTGGTGAGCAGAACCCCAACCCCGAACTTCTGTTCGTCGACCATATCGAACACGGCCCGCTGCCGTTCTCGCGCCTGGTGTCGTTCAAATGGCTGCCGGTCATGGCCACCAGTCACTACGCACTGGAAAAGAACGCCACCAGCGAAAAATGGTTCGCCGCCGCCAAGGACGTCTCGCCCCTCAAAGGCGTCGTCAATATCGGCTACAACCGCTCGGTCAACGGCAATCTCGAACTGCTGCCCCTGGAGTTCAAGGACGACACGTCCTCGGTGAGCTTCTCCGGCGCCAACCTGGACATCGACAGCACCGCCGAGGGCAAGAAGGTCAAGGCCGATGGCTACATGAACAGCCTCAAGGTCGCGGTGGTCGACGCCAATGGCGCGCCCTTCGACGTTGAATTCGCCGGCCTGACCGTGGCCAGCAATGTCGAGAAATCCACTTTCGGTTTCTACACCGGCCAGAACACGATCGAGCTGACCGACACCAAGCTGACCTTCGGCCCGCAGAAAGCCGTGCTCACCCTCAAGGGCTTCGAGCAGAAAGACAGCAGCGACATCAAAGACAACAACATGGACGGCCGCGTCGACTACAAGATCGACGAGATCGGCTACCAGGGCAAACCGGTTGGTTCCGCCGCCATGGCCCTGAGTTTGAAGAACATCGACGTACCGTCGGGCCTGCTGCTGACCAAGCTGTACCAAGACAAGATGCAGCCGGTGCAAGCCGCTGCCGCCGCCGGCGAACCGGTGCCGGAGCTGCAATTGACCGACGCCGAGCAGGCCCTGGTCGAAGCCAACGTCAACCAGTTGCTGGCGGCCAAGCCCCACCTGGCGCTGGAAAACCTGTCCCTGAAAACCACCCACGGCGAAAGCAGATTCAGCCTCGCGCTGGACCTGGCCAAGCCCGCGTCCATGGAACTGCCGCCGGTTGAGCTGGGCAAGCAGGTGATCGCGCTGTTGGACGCCAACCTGACCCTGTCCAAGCCGATGATCGCCGACGTTGCCGCCCTGCAAGCGCAGGTGAGTGGCGTGACCGACCCTCAAGCCATCGAGCAGCAATCCCAGATGGCCAGCGATATGGTCAGCGGCATGGCCGTTGGCACACAGCTGGCGACCCTGGTGGGCAGCGACGTGGTGTCCAAGTTGCACTACGCCAACAACGAAGTGATCTTCAACGGCCAGAAGATGACCGTCGAGCAGTTCATTGGTTTTGTGATCGCGAAAGTCGGTGCGGTGAGCGGCGCGCAGTAA